A single region of the Triticum dicoccoides isolate Atlit2015 ecotype Zavitan chromosome 2B, WEW_v2.0, whole genome shotgun sequence genome encodes:
- the LOC119364051 gene encoding protein DETOXIFICATION 16-like isoform X2 encodes MLPNMEEPLVGGKSEKTGGPGESLLVIEVKKQLYLAGPLVVGSLLQNVVQMISVMFVGHLGELDLSSASIATSFAGVTGFSLLAGMSSSLDTLCGQAFGAKQYHLLGIYKQRAILVLTPLSVVVAVIWAYTGQILLFFGQDPEIAMGAGSYIRWMIPALFVYGPLQCHVRFLQTQNIVLPVMLSSGVTALNHILVCWLLVYKLGLGNKGAALANTISYLTNLLILALYIRLSPSCKRTWTGLSMEAFRDILSFLRLAVPSALMVCLEWWSFELLVLFSGFLPNPKLEASVLSISLNTLSLVFRIPSGLGAAISTRVSNELGAGRPEAARLATHVIMVLGLVSSVSVGLAIILVRNLWGYAYSNEKEVVEYIARMMPILAVTFLFDDLQCVLSGIVRGCGFQKIGAYVNLSAYYLVGIPAALYFAFVYHLGGMGLWFGLTCGLVVQTVLLMSITLRTNWDKEALKAKDRVFSSSLPVDLAT; translated from the exons ATGCTGCCAAACATGGAGGAACCCCTTGTTGGAGGCAAGAGTGAGAAGACAGGAGGGCCAGGAGAGAGCCTCCTAGTGATTGAGGTCAAGAAGCAGCTGTACCTTGCCGGGCCTCTCGTCGTCGGAAGCCTCCTGCAGAACGTCGTCCAGATGATATCGGTCATGTTTGTCGGTCACCTCGGCGAGCTCGATCTCTCGAGTGCCTCCATCGCCACCTCCTTCGCCGGTGTCACCGGCTTCAGCTTGTTG GCTGGCATGTCGAGCAGCTTGGACACACTGTGTGGGCAAGCCTTCGGAGCAAAGCAGTACCATCTTCTTGGCATCTACAAGCAGAGGGCAATCCTTGTGCTCACTCCTCTGAGCGTCGTGGTTGCTGTGATATGGGCATACACTGGCCAGATCCTCCTCTTCTTCGGCCAGGACCCTGAGATTGCCATGGGAGCAGGGAGCTACATCCGTTGGATGATCCCGGCGCTGTTCGTCTACGGCCCGCTGCAGTGTCATGTCCGGTTCCTACAGACGCAGAACATCGTCCTCCCGGTGATGCTGAGCTCAGGTGTCACAGCACTGAACCATATCTTGGTGTGCTGGTTGCTGGTTTACAAGCTTGGCCTGGGCAACAAGGGTGCTGCCTTGGCCAATACCATCTCTTACCTGACAAATCTGCTCATCCTGGCTCTCTACATCAGGCTCTCTCCATCCTGTAAGAGGACTTGGACAGGGTTGTCAATGGAGGCGTTTCGCGACATCCTTAGCTTTTTGAGGCTTGCCGTTCCATCTGCTCTCATGGTTTG TTTGGAGTGGTGGTCATTTGAGCTGCTTGTACTTTTTTCTGGATTTCTTCCAAATCCTAAGCTCGAGGCGTCGGTGTTGTCCATCAG TTTAAATACTCTTTCACTAGTATTCAGAATCCCATCTGGTCTTGGTGCAGCTATAAG CACCCGAGTATCAAACGAGCTCGGCGCGGGGCGGCCTGAGGCTGCCCGTTTAGCGACCCATGTGATCATGGTTCTGGGTCTTGTGTCAAGCGTATCGGTCGGTCTTGCTATCATTTTGGTGCGCAATTTATGGGGGTACGCATACAGCAACGAAAAGGAAGTGGTGGAATACATTGCCAGAATGATGCCAATTCTTGCCGTGACATTCTTGTTTGATGACCTGCAGTGTGTCCTTTCAG GTATCGTTAGGGGCTGTGGCTTCCAGAAGATTGGTGCGTATGTCAATCTCAGCGCGTACTACCTTGTCGGCATCCCGGCGGCTTTATATTTTGCCTTTGTGTACCATCTTGGTGGAATG GGGCTGTGGTTCGGATTAACCTGTGGGCTTGTCGTGCAGACAGTGTTGCTCATGTCCATTACCCTGCGCACCAACTGGGACAAAGAA GCTTTGAAGGCAAAGGACAGGGTTTTCAGTTCTTCCCTGCCTGTAGACTTGGCAACATGA
- the LOC119364051 gene encoding protein DETOXIFICATION 16-like isoform X3, producing the protein MLPNMEEPLVGGKSEKTGGPGESLLVIEVKKQLYLAGPLVVGSLLQNVVQMISVMFVGHLGELDLSSASIATSFAGVTGFSLLAGMSSSLDTLCGQAFGAKQYHLLGIYKQRAILVLTPLSVVVAVIWAYTGQILLFFGQDPEIAMGAGSYIRWMIPALFVYGPLQCHVRFLQTQNIVLPVMLSSGVTALNHILVCWLLVYKLGLGNKGAALANTISYLTNLLILALYIRLSPSCKRTWTGLSMEAFRDILSFLRLAVPSALMVCLEWWSFELLVLFSGFLPNPKLEASVLSISLNTLSLVFRIPSGLGAAISTRVSNELGAGRPEAARLATHVIMVLGLVSSVSVGLAIILVRNLWGYAYSNEKEVVEYIARMMPILAVTFLFDDLQCVLSGIVRGCGFQKIG; encoded by the exons ATGCTGCCAAACATGGAGGAACCCCTTGTTGGAGGCAAGAGTGAGAAGACAGGAGGGCCAGGAGAGAGCCTCCTAGTGATTGAGGTCAAGAAGCAGCTGTACCTTGCCGGGCCTCTCGTCGTCGGAAGCCTCCTGCAGAACGTCGTCCAGATGATATCGGTCATGTTTGTCGGTCACCTCGGCGAGCTCGATCTCTCGAGTGCCTCCATCGCCACCTCCTTCGCCGGTGTCACCGGCTTCAGCTTGTTG GCTGGCATGTCGAGCAGCTTGGACACACTGTGTGGGCAAGCCTTCGGAGCAAAGCAGTACCATCTTCTTGGCATCTACAAGCAGAGGGCAATCCTTGTGCTCACTCCTCTGAGCGTCGTGGTTGCTGTGATATGGGCATACACTGGCCAGATCCTCCTCTTCTTCGGCCAGGACCCTGAGATTGCCATGGGAGCAGGGAGCTACATCCGTTGGATGATCCCGGCGCTGTTCGTCTACGGCCCGCTGCAGTGTCATGTCCGGTTCCTACAGACGCAGAACATCGTCCTCCCGGTGATGCTGAGCTCAGGTGTCACAGCACTGAACCATATCTTGGTGTGCTGGTTGCTGGTTTACAAGCTTGGCCTGGGCAACAAGGGTGCTGCCTTGGCCAATACCATCTCTTACCTGACAAATCTGCTCATCCTGGCTCTCTACATCAGGCTCTCTCCATCCTGTAAGAGGACTTGGACAGGGTTGTCAATGGAGGCGTTTCGCGACATCCTTAGCTTTTTGAGGCTTGCCGTTCCATCTGCTCTCATGGTTTG TTTGGAGTGGTGGTCATTTGAGCTGCTTGTACTTTTTTCTGGATTTCTTCCAAATCCTAAGCTCGAGGCGTCGGTGTTGTCCATCAG TTTAAATACTCTTTCACTAGTATTCAGAATCCCATCTGGTCTTGGTGCAGCTATAAG CACCCGAGTATCAAACGAGCTCGGCGCGGGGCGGCCTGAGGCTGCCCGTTTAGCGACCCATGTGATCATGGTTCTGGGTCTTGTGTCAAGCGTATCGGTCGGTCTTGCTATCATTTTGGTGCGCAATTTATGGGGGTACGCATACAGCAACGAAAAGGAAGTGGTGGAATACATTGCCAGAATGATGCCAATTCTTGCCGTGACATTCTTGTTTGATGACCTGCAGTGTGTCCTTTCAG GTATCGTTAGGGGCTGTGGCTTCCAGAAGATTG gatga
- the LOC119364051 gene encoding protein DETOXIFICATION 16-like isoform X1, with translation MLPNMEEPLVGGKSEKTGGPGESLLVIEVKKQLYLAGPLVVGSLLQNVVQMISVMFVGHLGELDLSSASIATSFAGVTGFSLLAGMSSSLDTLCGQAFGAKQYHLLGIYKQRAILVLTPLSVVVAVIWAYTGQILLFFGQDPEIAMGAGSYIRWMIPALFVYGPLQCHVRFLQTQNIVLPVMLSSGVTALNHILVCWLLVYKLGLGNKGAALANTISYLTNLLILALYIRLSPSCKRTWTGLSMEAFRDILSFLRLAVPSALMVCLEWWSFELLVLFSGFLPNPKLEASVLSISLNTLSLVFRIPSGLGAAISTRVSNELGAGRPEAARLATHVIMVLGLVSSVSVGLAIILVRNLWGYAYSNEKEVVEYIARMMPILAVTFLFDDLQCVLSGIVRGCGFQKIGAVVRINLWACRADSVAHVHYPAHQLGQRSFEGKGQGFQFFPACRLGNMRHTRQDAQFSREIRQGDVHGDKEPMRNWLLKWCFTGMCNSSQKHLEIGDPLW, from the exons ATGCTGCCAAACATGGAGGAACCCCTTGTTGGAGGCAAGAGTGAGAAGACAGGAGGGCCAGGAGAGAGCCTCCTAGTGATTGAGGTCAAGAAGCAGCTGTACCTTGCCGGGCCTCTCGTCGTCGGAAGCCTCCTGCAGAACGTCGTCCAGATGATATCGGTCATGTTTGTCGGTCACCTCGGCGAGCTCGATCTCTCGAGTGCCTCCATCGCCACCTCCTTCGCCGGTGTCACCGGCTTCAGCTTGTTG GCTGGCATGTCGAGCAGCTTGGACACACTGTGTGGGCAAGCCTTCGGAGCAAAGCAGTACCATCTTCTTGGCATCTACAAGCAGAGGGCAATCCTTGTGCTCACTCCTCTGAGCGTCGTGGTTGCTGTGATATGGGCATACACTGGCCAGATCCTCCTCTTCTTCGGCCAGGACCCTGAGATTGCCATGGGAGCAGGGAGCTACATCCGTTGGATGATCCCGGCGCTGTTCGTCTACGGCCCGCTGCAGTGTCATGTCCGGTTCCTACAGACGCAGAACATCGTCCTCCCGGTGATGCTGAGCTCAGGTGTCACAGCACTGAACCATATCTTGGTGTGCTGGTTGCTGGTTTACAAGCTTGGCCTGGGCAACAAGGGTGCTGCCTTGGCCAATACCATCTCTTACCTGACAAATCTGCTCATCCTGGCTCTCTACATCAGGCTCTCTCCATCCTGTAAGAGGACTTGGACAGGGTTGTCAATGGAGGCGTTTCGCGACATCCTTAGCTTTTTGAGGCTTGCCGTTCCATCTGCTCTCATGGTTTG TTTGGAGTGGTGGTCATTTGAGCTGCTTGTACTTTTTTCTGGATTTCTTCCAAATCCTAAGCTCGAGGCGTCGGTGTTGTCCATCAG TTTAAATACTCTTTCACTAGTATTCAGAATCCCATCTGGTCTTGGTGCAGCTATAAG CACCCGAGTATCAAACGAGCTCGGCGCGGGGCGGCCTGAGGCTGCCCGTTTAGCGACCCATGTGATCATGGTTCTGGGTCTTGTGTCAAGCGTATCGGTCGGTCTTGCTATCATTTTGGTGCGCAATTTATGGGGGTACGCATACAGCAACGAAAAGGAAGTGGTGGAATACATTGCCAGAATGATGCCAATTCTTGCCGTGACATTCTTGTTTGATGACCTGCAGTGTGTCCTTTCAG GTATCGTTAGGGGCTGTGGCTTCCAGAAGATTG GGGCTGTGGTTCGGATTAACCTGTGGGCTTGTCGTGCAGACAGTGTTGCTCATGTCCATTACCCTGCGCACCAACTGGGACAAAGAA GCTTTGAAGGCAAAGGACAGGGTTTTCAGTTCTTCCCTGCCTGTAGACTTGGCAACATGAGACACACAAGACAAGATGCACAATTTTCTCGGGAAATTAGGCAGGGAGATGTGCATGGAGATAAGGAACCAATGAGGAATTGGTTGCTAAAATGGTGCTTCACTGGCATGTGCAATTCTTCACAGAAACATCTGGAAATAGGCGATCCGCTTTGGTAA